The sequence aatggagggtttttttcccctgaaagagaggaaaaagcctGCCAAAATAAGCTTACCAAGTGGCCAGCAGAACAAAAGTCAGAGAAAGGCTTGTAGATTTTCCATACCAAAATATACAGATAATCACTCCACTCAtttattgcttatttttcattagcaCACGGACTCAAAAAACAGTAACCCACCTGAAAGGACCAATaagggggaagaaaatataCAAGAAGGGCTAACAGGAGGACACTTCTCTGAAGACAAGGGAGTAAGGACATACTTCGGATACATAAACCAGGAACAGAGCTGCCATATATACAGCCCATTCtctgcacacacagagcatcACCTGTGTAAGCaaagccctgctccctgcaaagCCACGGATACTGCTCTGGGATCCTGAACTTACCCTTCTTTGCTTCCATCAGCTAATAATCCATCAGGGATTTCCACAAAGAGGCTCTGATTAGAGAGCACTGCATCCCAGGAGGAGGTCTTCACCTCTGTAACCTTGTACTGGAAGCGGACAATATGAGGCTTCCCTTCGTGCACTGGGACATCTTGGTTAACAGTGATCTTCTCGTCCtgtgcaggggagggaggagagctcATGAAATAGGCTTTAGGGTTAAAGAAAATTATCCATAAGATTGTAGAGCAAAAAAATATAAGAGACATGCTTAAGTGAGCATGAAAAGGGACTGTTTTCAGTGGGAGTGCCCTCCTGAAAAAGAACCAGCCCTTACAGACTGGTGTGTGTCCAGAGTTTCAGCCTATCACTACAATTCACCACTGTGAGACTCACCATAGCTCGTGAAGGTATGCACAGTCAGCTGCAAGCTCATATCTGAATCTCAGCACTCTAAACAAGTGCTTAAGTGGTTAATGCTATTGTTCTGAACTACCTGTATTTTCCAGAATATCTTGGTTTTATtctaatacaaaaataaagaacaaaaaagtaaagTCCTACATGCCAAACAGCCAGGGGAGCGTAACTAGAGAgatgcaaatgcaaaataaatggtaTTATAGTTTTACTAAGAAGAACATTGtacttttcccttcccctttcatGGGCTCAGGGACACACCACAATGAGTACTCAGACCTCAGAGTGATTTTCTAGTCATATTTTCCTATTCAAGGGAATGCAGTTTTGCATATTTACATTACACTAAATTTCTGGGTAGTGAGAGTCCATTCATTCACCACCAGTCCCAGCCACATCTTTGAAGGGCGGTTCATGAACTGCCCTTCAAAGAACACAACTTGAACCAACAAGCTGGAAGAACATCTGCTGCCGCAGTCTGACCAGTTTAGTTGTCTCCCCAGTCCCCAAcacaatgtttttgtttaagGAATGACCACAAATTGCTTTCCCAGATTTTACAACCAACTGGTATGGTGAATGGTTTGCCTCCTGGTGTAAGGGAGGAAAGTACACAGCACAGACAGAATCCCAAAACAGACAGAAGCTACACAGACTTGAAGATTTTGATGAGGTCTTTTCCAGAGACCACAAATGTACATGTCCCTCTCCAATACTACTCTAACTAGAATGCCAAGCTTGCAGACTGCCTCAGATTCAGCTCAGCAGTTCCTAGAAAACAATTTCGTGGTTAAAACTCCATTCCTCCTCCTGACAATTTTTGCAGGCAGTTGGCTTGCCCAATAACGATTTCCACATTTCACTGCAAAGAGCCCCAATGAAATGACAAAGACACTCATTAGGTTCCCAAGTTAACGTtgtcagctgcagcagaagctaAACTGTTCCCATCCGCTTGGTTACAGGCTCACACATCCTGATTCTCTCACATTTACAAAGTCACCTGCACATCTCTGAAGGGCAGAAGTAAACCAGATAATACAAGCCATGTCTGCTCTGTTCCAAGTCGCAGTAATGCCTGGGAAAGCTGTGTGCCCCCCTCTCATCAATGGCATCAACaggtggggtgggaggtggtTTATTCCATCAGGTCATTAGGTGAGCAACCGTCCAGCCCCCAGGCATTTTATCTTATCAGGGTGACTAATTCAGCAACTCATGATGAACTCTGATCTGCTGACAATCAGCTGGACTGATGATGAGACAAGTGACATTGCTGCAGAAAGACAGCACCTCACCAGACAAGATTTTATTAATGCTTTGTGGTGACATATACTCATCTCTGACCATAACATACAGAGGCAGCCaatacagcaaagaaaacttaGTCCAGTTTGGATCTGTAGTGAAGAAGCATTTACAAGATGGGCAGTACAAACACATCAGCAGCCAATGGTGCCCAGTAAGATGATATAAGACTCCTCAGTATCACTGCTTTTCAAGCAGGTGTTTTCTTGTAGGTGTTTTAAGCTATTAAGGCATAAGCATCGCTGAAAGACCAGCAGTTCAGCAAAAACATCTCCGAGACCCTTTCAAGGCTCCTCAAACCTGTGTCCCGCTACTTTAATTCCTATTACCACATGTATTGAAAAAGATCCCTCTTGGTTTGACTATTGTGACAAGGAAGAAGCCATCGAGTATGTTAATGCTGGCAACACAGTAACACTGCATGCAAATCAGGAACTGCCTGGCTTTGGTAACCGGAGCAGAGGAAGCTGCCATTTGTTTAAAGCTCACAAAGCTTAGCTGAAAAACAAGTTTACACTTTATCAGAATAAATATCCTGTAGGAAATAAGTTTATTCATTGAGtttaaaagaagtttttgtGGCTGAGCCTGCTGTCGAGTTTTACTAGTTTTAAGCCCAATGTGCTAAGAAACCTACCGACAGCTGCTCAAGTCAAATCAGACTGCTGCTGATAAAGCCACCATGAAGCCAGCAGCAAGAGTCAGATTGAAGCCCAGTGAGAGCTCTGCACTACAGaggtgtatttaaaaaaaaaaacaaaccaacaaaccaaaaaagaaacaaacaaaaagaaaccaaaaccaagggGATTACACACACATCCTTCACCAACGACTTTATAGGACAGTTGTTACTGTGCAGAAAGCAtctctgtttcagaaaagaCCCTTCTCTCAAGAAAAGCTCACAGATGCTTCTTTTCTTATacttcaagaaaacaaaaacagggTGAGGAAGTTGAGAAAAGCAGGCTGGGATTGACACACTGGAGGAGGAGGCACATGCATACGTTTGTTCAGGAAGGCTGGCAGGAGCCTGCACTAGCAGGGGAAAAGCATTCTGAGCCTTCTGGCTTAGCCCTTCCGTCACCAGAAGTTATGCCCTCCACTCCAAACCTAGTAAGGTTTTTCCACTTAAAAACCCCCTAATGTGACAGTCCATGAACCAAAGGCAGCATAACCACAGGGATTAAGAGAACCAGGAATTAAGAATTCCTCCAGTTCAGTGGGAATTATGTTTACACAGCCTGTCGTGGGCAgctgatattttatttctaggtatcaaaacagaaacagcaagaagctGAGGAGAGAAGCTGTTCCTGTGACACAGCAGCCCAGAATTCTTTGGAAGCTGCTCAAAGCAAAATCCTGTTTATGCAAcaaatgtttggttttagttCACCCCTGCAAAATCCCCCCCACCATGCTATTGCgggagaagaaaaaccccaccaggCTACCTTTTATACACAGCTGCCTAAACCACCAGCTCTCCAACCTTGGGCTCCATTTCAGTGAAGTAAAGCCAGAGGGACCAGCTTCCACTTGGTTACAATTCATTGAGCACAAGATTTTCCAACCCAGCTACACTCCTCAGATGTCCCGAGAAGGATGGGGGGAGGCCCCTTCgtgttggcagtgtaagaaTAAAGGATGTTATGATCTACCATAGCCAAGCGACTTGAGAAACCCATGTAAGCAGCCTACTGTTGGCATGTGCTACACCTACAGCCTCCTGCCAAGTTTGCTAGCCAGGGCACGTCCATTCGCACAAAGCCCGTCCTGGCTGCGCAGCACTGACGCTGATCACTATTACATTCCCAGCTCAAGTAAAGCTCCCTTGATGAAAGGCCAAGTATTAAGTCTCTTAACGCAAAAATCCCAACAACTATAGGGAGCTCCAGCTGCTTAATTTATAGTGCAGTTGCATATGAGCACTGCACTGCAGGCTTGTTCAGAAAGGTCATCCCTTGAACTAGAACACCTGATATAGCTGGAAAAAGTACTTAAGCTTTTGGGTCCAGATGTCTTTCCAGGTCAGGCTGAAGCTTGCCGGCTGCAAAGCTCAGCCTGATGTAACTACAGCACTGCTAGATTGAGTGGGCAACTGAAAGGGGCAGAGAAAGTCCCAGTAACCTCTGCCCGAGGCTGGACTTTAAATCACTGGACAACACAGCCCACTCTGCTCCGTGATGAGCTATGTTACAGAAGGGGCTGATTTTCTGACAGATTCTGCTAGGTTTTGTCAGCAATAAACCCAGAAAGAATTATATCCATATTTCTGGGATGCAGCTATCTAGATGACATCCTCACAGGCAGCAACCCCTGCCTACACACCACTGCCAAAAGCTTCTGTGCTAATTCAAGGACATACTGAAACCAAACACTTCAAAGCCTCCAAACTGTGATTCTTTCCACCAGCATCTCCTCCACACTGATCTGATTTTTTGCCTTCGGACCTTGCCTGTTGTGTATACAAGGCTTGGCAAAGTTGGCCTGCAGGAGTTCAAGTTCTAGGGTCCCCTGTTTCTCATCCCCTCCCACCCAGAGGGAATTCATTATTTGTCCTGAGCACCTCTTGAAGCTATTTATGTATCTTCTTTATCTGACAGGAAGCCTGTTGtgctctgctgcctctctggATTTCACACCCCTCTAACATCTGTGACAATTCAACTCAATAGCATTAAGCTGATGTTACATTATTATTAAGAGGCTACAGAGGTTGACATTTATTCACAAGGTAAGTGGGTGAGGCACATGCTAAAAGTTCACCAAGGCTGCATTAAAGAAAACTCCTCTGAAAGCAACCATGAGGTCTGCAATTTTCTCATGAATTTCTAGAGGAGACTTTGGTAGCTGTGACCCAAAAGGGCCTGTATCTTTTCATCATATACAGTCTGTGTGCCTCCCACAGGGTAATTAAAAATCAAGTCTAACACCTATGACAACACTCTTGCCTGAACAGCTGAATTTACAAGCTGAACATAAATTTAGGCTACCTCATCCGATAGCACTTTACTCCCTGGCTTGTGGAAAAGCTGGCCTTGTTCCAGAAGCGAGACAGATGCATGCCACCATAACACAACACAAAGTTGCATGAGTGCCAATTATTCTACAGCAAGGAACAGCCAGACCTCCTCATTTGAAAGGAAAGGTCCTGCAGAATGAAGAGGGCCAAAAAAATGAGAGCTACACAGAGCCACGCACTCCTAAGCAAGTCTGCAGCCATCCTGGTCTTGCCTCATCCTACACACATGTTCTAGAAACATTCCCGTCTGTGAGGTGGATGGCTGCCTCGCCCTTTTGTGAAGTCAGGAGTTACTCTGTACATCGGTTCAGGCAGCTCCCAGGCCCCAACAGCTTTACCTTCTGGACTAGGGCACAGGAAGGAGCTTATCAACCATTCTCTCTCTGCATTTCACCTTTCTGCTTCCTGCTTCCTCTTTTGCGAGACACTTAAGAAGTTGTTTCATGTTTTGATAATGCTGGCTCCGCATACAATAGCTGAAACAGACCTCCGGGAACAGAGCTAGTGAATTATTTGCTGCACACCTTTGAGAAAAGGTCTTTCATTTCTTAATAAACAGGTGATATTTAAGTGGGAGAGCACTGCATGCAGCTCAGCGATCTGCCAACAGGGTCGCTGAAAAATTAACTGTTCTCCAACTTACTACCTTGGAGTTGCTTGCATTTATTCCCATCAGACTGCGAAAGGAACTGAACGCATTTGCAACATGGGTACAGGTCATTATTTAGACATCAGATCTTTCTCACCTTATATATcagagctgaaagagaaggATCCCTGCTACCCCCTCGCCCACCGGGGATCTTCGACAGTGGGTGAGGGGCATCAGGAGCACCACAGAGGCCCTGGAACAAtgtgcctgcagcactgcagctggggacagtTACTCAAAGGTAAAATACTACtgcaagaaaaagagagataaTATCAGGTTACATTAGCAGGGATCACATTTTGGATGCTACAGCTCCTCATGACCCCAAATCACTTGTATCCCTGCTCCTCCACAGTACATCAGAGGCAGCTGTCAGGGTTTTAGCACCCAGACATCTACATTAAAAACACTTGCTGCCCAAGTCGTATCAGACACCGGCAGCATATTGTTAGAAATGGAGGAGGGGCTTTGCAGCCAAGAACCCGGAGAGAATGCTGAGCAACCTCATGCTAATAAGGGATGCCTGGAAGACTGCCAATAGCAGATGGCTGGAAACGCATGACCAGATGAGCACACATCTTCTATAGACAAATATCTACAAATAGATCAACAGGACCCAGAAGGAGGAGATTTAagtttcacattttcaaaacaaggaGGAGTGAAAGGGATGgttcttcaaatattttcaacacGTTCTACAACATCCAAGTTGACATTTTCACATACAAATGAAACATCATGCAAGCACCCCATCCCTAAAAATTACAAGTTCACCCCACAGATCTACTTTTAAGAGCAAGAAAGTAAGTTTCCCCTGCAGTTTCCAAGTTTGTTTGGATGTCCTACATGTGGTCTTTCAGGATCACTCTGAACGCAGGCTTTCATATCTGCCCTAGCTTTTAGGAACTTCATGAAAGCAAatcattttatttctggagCATTGCTCCCTTTATCAGTACCACAAAAGCTCTTTGCTgaggcacagcacagcagcagtaTTCCTCTAACAAAGCCTGCAAAAGCCTCGCAGAGAAACCAGTCATTCCCCAGCATTCCCATTACGAAACACACCAGCGCAAAGCTACATAAACACCACCAAAATAAAGGGAAGTGTGAGGGTTTTCAATTAGCACATGGAGCAAGAAACAAGGCTATAAGGGACAGACTCTGTAGATGTACTGACAACTTACTGTCTGTTCTAAAACTTCTCACTTGAGCTGTTCCCAAGATGGTGTTTTTCTACTCGAATCCCTCTCCATGAGGTGACAGGCTTAGGTATCCAAAGACCAAGTACCAATCTGCACTATCAGAATCACCTGAACTGCCTGTACAGTATGCTAGAACATATACCAGACTGCAAACAAACTACTGAAATTTGGCATTTCTgaatgccaaaaaaaaccccctcacaAATGCAGTTATGACACAGGCAGAATTTGCTGAGATCTTGGCTTGCCATCTCATACCAAAATAATCTTTCTACAGGAAACACAAATATTCTTCCTCCATgtatctcctcctcctccaggttCGCAAGACTgggcttttctgcagcattcCCATGTGCCATGGCCTACAGCAGACACTGCTTGGAGAAAAGGCTGTTTAAACACACTAGGTAAAGGTATTAAGCAGTTGCACTGAAGACATCTCAGAGCAAACCCCTTTGCACACATGCTCAGTGGCGTTTTGTGTTAATACAGTCCCTCCTCACAGCATGACTGGGGCTATCAATGGACCAGTGTGTATTCAGTAGTAGTGGATGTCGAGAAGTATGACAAAGCACTTTGCTGTGCTGTTCCCCACCCCCAGAAAGCTGTTGGCAGCTTTGTTATTCCCTTCCATCCTCCCTCACCCCCAGTCAACAATGTACTATTGATAGTGCTCTCCAACTTGCGGCCAAGGCATCAAGAAGTTGGATAATGAAGTGTagttgtgggaaaaaaaaaaaaaataaagagagagaggCAGTAGTTTTCATGCAAAGCAGTTCAAGACACTTCTCAGTTTTGCTTCCTCTGACACATGCAGAAGTCAAAACACAAGACCCCTTCAGCTGCTGAGCCCTGCCTGTAGCACTGGGGCTTCACCTAGCCCAGACCTGCTCACAATCACTATCCTCCCCCAAAACtttacagcagcagccagctagGGTCCTGACAGCAGCACACACAGGGCAGCACCATCAGGCAATGCTGGGGAGCAAGCGTGCTGGGGAGTTGGGGGCACAGATTAAAAGAGGTTTTGCTTCCTCCAGATGCGTGCTGTAGCACCTTGGGAAGA is a genomic window of Pelecanus crispus isolate bPelCri1 chromosome 7, bPelCri1.pri, whole genome shotgun sequence containing:
- the OAZ2 gene encoding LOW QUALITY PROTEIN: ornithine decarboxylase antizyme 2 (The sequence of the model RefSeq protein was modified relative to this genomic sequence to represent the inferred CDS: deleted 1 base in 1 codon) codes for the protein MINTQDSSILPLSNCPQLQCCRHIVPGPLWCSDAPHPLSKIPGGRGGSRDPSLSALIYKDEKITVNQDVPVHEGKPHIVRFQYKVTEVKTSSWDAVLSNQSLFVEIPDGLLADGSKEGLSALLEFAEEKMKVNYVFICFRKSREDRAPLLKTFSFLGFEIVRPGHPSVPSRPDVMFMVYPLDQNSSCDEE